One window from the genome of Amycolatopsis sp. NBC_01480 encodes:
- the mgtA gene encoding magnesium-translocating P-type ATPase, giving the protein MTRFSTLPAPAPGDVSLAALADAPVLTVFQRLESTPKGLTEPEAADRLRRYGDNQVEGPARLGRAGQVWAAVRSPFVALLTGLGVVFAAVGDLRGAITVSAMVVLSVGLRFWQHSRSERAVRALRAQVSTTVTVRRRAGDGFPALEREVPTADLVPGDVVLLGPGDVMPADVRMVAAGDLVVDQSALSGEALPVAKRLPPLERRQRDARPELVDSPALGFAGTAVVGGAATAVVIATGAGTYFGSLAAQTAAPRGESSFDLGVRRVGWTLIRFMLVMVPIVLAVNGLVTGNWAQAGMFAAAVAVGLTPEMLPVIVTTNLARGAARLSRRRVIVKRLNAIQDLAAMDVLCVDKTGTLTEDRVAYAHSIGLSGRPDGEAAEYAYLAVHFQADRHDRLDEAIAAQLADEDEDLVTEAMFSKAGEIAFDHDRRRATVIVSRPVDQEILICKGDPDEILPRCSHARRDGEVVELTADTREAAADLVRAYAQHGMRILAVAAREFRTRLDGYDARDENELVLVGFVGFVDPVRDGAATAVRALNEHGVTVKILTGDNPHVATQVAAQVGVPVGEVVLGRQVDHTDEADLRVLVERTTVFAKLTPAHKARLVATLRANGRAVGFVGDGVNDVTALRTADVGIAPDTATDVAKDAADLVLLDRDLGVLAGGVVEGRRTLGNTQKYVNITASSNFGNVLTVLAASAFLPFLPILPIQLMVANLLYDAAQIALAWDRVDESYLRRPRRWDARGLTRFMLVFGPLSSIFDLSTFAVLWWVFDVGSEPLLFQTGWFVEGLLSQLVVVLVLRGRGRPSRPLVLAAAAAGLAGLLLPLSPLAEGLRMHPLPGGYLLWLVLVLAGYGLAALLAKRWYSRRAPALW; this is encoded by the coding sequence ATGACCCGTTTCTCCACGCTCCCGGCACCCGCCCCCGGCGACGTGTCGCTGGCCGCGCTCGCCGACGCCCCGGTGCTCACCGTTTTCCAGCGGCTCGAAAGCACGCCCAAGGGGCTGACCGAGCCCGAGGCGGCCGACCGGTTGCGGCGTTACGGCGACAACCAGGTCGAAGGCCCGGCCCGGCTCGGCCGGGCCGGCCAGGTCTGGGCCGCGGTGCGGAGCCCGTTCGTCGCGCTGCTGACCGGGCTCGGCGTGGTGTTCGCCGCGGTCGGGGACCTGCGGGGCGCGATCACCGTGAGCGCGATGGTGGTGCTGAGCGTGGGGCTGCGCTTCTGGCAGCACAGCCGTTCCGAGCGCGCGGTGCGGGCGCTGCGAGCCCAGGTGAGCACCACCGTGACGGTGCGGCGCCGGGCCGGCGACGGGTTTCCCGCGCTGGAGCGGGAAGTGCCGACCGCCGACCTGGTGCCCGGGGACGTCGTCCTGCTCGGGCCCGGCGACGTGATGCCCGCCGACGTGCGCATGGTCGCGGCCGGCGACCTGGTCGTGGACCAATCGGCGTTGTCCGGCGAGGCGCTTCCGGTCGCGAAGCGGCTGCCGCCGCTCGAACGACGCCAGCGTGACGCGCGGCCGGAGTTGGTTGACTCGCCGGCGCTGGGATTCGCCGGAACGGCGGTGGTCGGCGGCGCCGCGACCGCGGTGGTGATCGCGACGGGCGCCGGCACCTACTTCGGCTCGCTGGCCGCGCAAACCGCCGCGCCACGCGGGGAATCGAGCTTCGACCTCGGCGTGCGACGGGTCGGCTGGACGCTGATCCGGTTCATGCTGGTGATGGTCCCGATCGTGCTGGCCGTCAACGGCTTGGTCACCGGAAACTGGGCACAGGCGGGCATGTTCGCCGCGGCCGTCGCGGTCGGGCTGACGCCGGAAATGCTGCCGGTGATCGTCACGACGAACCTGGCGCGCGGCGCGGCGCGGCTCTCACGGCGGCGGGTGATTGTCAAGCGGCTCAACGCAATCCAGGACCTCGCCGCGATGGACGTGCTGTGTGTGGACAAGACCGGCACGCTCACCGAGGACCGGGTCGCGTACGCGCACAGCATCGGCCTGTCCGGCCGTCCGGACGGCGAAGCGGCCGAGTACGCCTACCTGGCCGTGCACTTCCAGGCCGACCGGCACGACCGGCTCGACGAGGCGATCGCCGCCCAGCTCGCCGACGAGGACGAGGACCTGGTCACCGAGGCGATGTTCAGCAAGGCCGGCGAGATCGCCTTCGACCACGACCGGCGCCGCGCCACCGTGATCGTCAGCCGCCCGGTCGACCAGGAAATCCTGATCTGCAAAGGGGATCCGGACGAGATCCTGCCGCGCTGCTCGCACGCCCGCCGCGACGGCGAGGTCGTCGAGCTGACCGCGGACACCCGCGAGGCCGCGGCCGACCTCGTGCGCGCCTACGCCCAGCACGGCATGCGCATCCTCGCCGTGGCGGCGCGCGAATTCCGCACCCGCCTCGACGGCTACGACGCCCGCGACGAAAACGAGCTGGTGCTGGTGGGCTTCGTCGGATTCGTCGACCCGGTCCGCGACGGCGCGGCCACCGCGGTGCGCGCGCTGAACGAGCACGGGGTGACGGTGAAGATCCTCACCGGCGACAACCCGCACGTGGCCACGCAGGTCGCGGCCCAGGTCGGCGTGCCCGTCGGCGAGGTCGTGCTCGGCCGGCAGGTCGACCACACGGACGAGGCCGATCTGCGCGTGCTCGTCGAGCGCACCACGGTCTTCGCGAAGCTCACCCCGGCGCACAAAGCGCGTCTCGTCGCGACATTGCGCGCGAACGGCCGCGCGGTCGGGTTCGTCGGCGACGGCGTCAACGACGTCACCGCGTTGCGCACCGCCGACGTCGGCATCGCCCCGGACACCGCGACCGACGTGGCCAAGGACGCGGCCGACCTGGTGCTGCTGGACCGCGACCTCGGCGTGCTCGCGGGCGGGGTGGTCGAAGGCCGCCGGACGCTGGGCAACACGCAGAAGTACGTCAACATCACCGCCAGCTCGAACTTCGGCAACGTGCTGACCGTGCTCGCGGCGAGCGCGTTCCTGCCCTTCCTGCCGATCCTGCCGATTCAGCTGATGGTGGCGAACCTGCTTTACGACGCCGCCCAGATCGCGTTGGCCTGGGACCGCGTCGACGAGAGCTACCTACGAAGGCCGCGGCGCTGGGACGCGCGGGGGCTGACCCGGTTCATGCTCGTGTTCGGGCCGCTCAGCTCGATTTTCGACCTCTCCACCTTCGCGGTGCTGTGGTGGGTGTTCGACGTGGGCTCGGAACCGCTGCTGTTCCAGACCGGCTGGTTCGTCGAGGGCCTGCTCTCGCAGCTGGTCGTCGTGCTGGTCCTGCGCGGGCGCGGGCGGCCGTCACGCCCGCTGGTGCTCGCCGCCGCCGCGGCCGGGCTGGCGGGCTTGCTGCTGCCGCTTTCCCCGCTGGCCGAAGGCTTGCGGATGCACCCGTTGCCCGGCGGCTACCTGCTGTGGCTGGTGCTCGTGCTGGCCGGTTACGGGCTGGCGGCGCTTTTGGCGAAACGGTGGTACTCCCGCCGCGCCCCCGCCTTGTGGTGA
- a CDS encoding MgtC/SapB family protein — protein MTTAEMLLRLGSGVGLGTVIGFERQYRARMAGLRTNALVAAGATLFVLLSAHGFTGAAADPTRVAAQIVSGIGFLGAGVILREGLTVRGLNTAATLWCSAAVGSLCGAGLYWIAVAGTVVVVAVNVALRPLGRVVDRRPDTGTETPASYTFLAVTTDEAEAHVRSLLVQALTRTDFALRSVTSVNAGGAGSGRVEVRAELSADQRDDKQMESAVSRLSMEPSVTSVRWETETFTGHDDES, from the coding sequence ATGACGACTGCGGAGATGCTGCTGCGCCTGGGAAGCGGCGTAGGGCTCGGCACGGTGATCGGATTCGAGCGGCAGTACCGGGCCCGGATGGCCGGACTGCGGACCAACGCGCTGGTGGCCGCCGGCGCCACCCTGTTCGTGCTGCTTTCGGCGCACGGCTTCACCGGCGCCGCCGCCGATCCGACCCGGGTGGCCGCGCAGATCGTGTCCGGGATCGGGTTCCTCGGCGCCGGCGTGATCCTGCGCGAGGGCCTGACCGTGCGCGGCCTGAACACCGCCGCGACGCTGTGGTGCTCGGCCGCGGTGGGCTCGCTGTGCGGGGCCGGGCTGTACTGGATCGCGGTGGCGGGCACGGTGGTCGTGGTCGCCGTGAACGTCGCACTGCGCCCGCTCGGCCGCGTGGTGGACCGCCGCCCGGACACCGGCACGGAAACCCCTGCGTCGTACACCTTCCTGGCCGTGACCACCGACGAAGCCGAGGCGCACGTGCGCAGCCTGCTGGTCCAGGCGCTGACCCGCACCGACTTCGCGCTGCGCTCGGTGACCAGCGTCAACGCCGGTGGCGCGGGCAGCGGCCGGGTCGAGGTCCGCGCCGAACTGTCGGCCGACCAGCGTGACGACAAGCAGATGGAGTCGGCGGTCAGCCGGCTGTCCATGGAGCCGTCGGTGACCAGTGTGCGCTGGGAGACCGAGACCTTCACCGGCCACGACGACGAGAGCTGA
- a CDS encoding ABC transporter permease, which produces MSLLRTFPTRGALARPGRGAADVLVFLGAAALLWLVVRLAHGTAVPWNEATAPSKVSTDPAELPYYAGRSLLRMFAALALSVLFTFVYATAAARLRRAEKVLIPLLDILQSVPILGFLSVTITGFIALFPGSQLGLEGASIFAIFTSQAWNMTFAFYHSLVSQPRDLDEASRLLRLSRWQRFWRVDVPGGMIGLVWNGTMSFGGGWFFLTASEALSVDNHNYALPGIGAYVATATDEGDLGKVLLAIVVMIVMVVGVNVLFWRPLTAWAERFRVEDSEAAEAPRSVTLMLLRRSRIPAFLGTVFGRLVFPLDRAMAWFGLAEHPLRTSPVRRRAGDVVFAAAVLALITYGLVRMVTFIAGTAGFGEVGHALWLGLITFARVLTLVAVATLVWVPAGVWIGLNPRVSRLAQPVVQVLASFPANFLFPLVTGVLLATGISLDWGGILLMALGAQWYILFNVIAGASAIPNDLREAASSLRLPRKLWWRKLILPAIFPSYVTGGITAAGGAWNASIVAEVVSYHGTALTATGLGAYIKNATGSGNAAQILIGVAVMSLYVVGLNRLFWRRLYALAERRFSLT; this is translated from the coding sequence ATGTCCCTGCTTCGCACCTTCCCCACCCGCGGGGCGCTGGCCCGGCCCGGGCGCGGGGCCGCCGACGTGCTGGTGTTCCTCGGCGCGGCCGCGCTGCTGTGGCTGGTCGTGCGGCTCGCGCACGGCACGGCGGTCCCGTGGAACGAGGCCACCGCACCGTCCAAAGTGTCCACCGATCCGGCCGAACTCCCTTACTACGCCGGGCGTTCGCTGTTGCGGATGTTCGCCGCGCTGGCGCTCTCGGTGCTGTTCACCTTCGTCTACGCCACCGCCGCGGCCCGGCTTCGGCGCGCGGAGAAGGTGCTGATCCCGCTGCTGGACATCCTGCAGTCGGTGCCGATCCTCGGTTTCCTGTCCGTGACGATCACCGGTTTCATCGCGCTGTTCCCGGGTTCGCAGCTGGGCCTGGAGGGCGCGTCGATCTTCGCGATCTTCACCTCGCAGGCCTGGAACATGACGTTCGCGTTCTACCACTCGCTGGTTTCGCAGCCACGCGATCTCGACGAGGCGTCCCGGCTGCTGCGGCTTTCGCGGTGGCAGCGGTTCTGGCGGGTCGACGTGCCCGGCGGGATGATCGGGCTGGTCTGGAACGGGACGATGAGCTTCGGCGGCGGCTGGTTCTTCCTCACCGCGTCCGAGGCGCTCAGCGTGGACAACCACAATTACGCGCTGCCCGGCATCGGCGCCTACGTCGCGACCGCCACCGACGAGGGTGACCTCGGCAAGGTGCTGCTGGCGATTGTGGTGATGATCGTGATGGTGGTCGGGGTGAACGTGCTGTTCTGGCGCCCGCTCACGGCGTGGGCCGAGCGCTTCCGCGTCGAAGATTCCGAGGCCGCCGAAGCACCCCGAAGCGTCACGCTCATGCTGCTGCGCCGTTCCCGCATCCCGGCGTTCCTCGGCACGGTCTTCGGCCGGCTGGTGTTCCCGCTCGACCGGGCCATGGCCTGGTTCGGGCTGGCCGAGCACCCGCTGCGGACCTCACCGGTCCGACGCCGCGCCGGGGACGTGGTGTTCGCCGCCGCCGTGCTCGCGCTGATCACCTACGGGCTGGTCCGGATGGTCACGTTCATCGCGGGCACGGCCGGGTTCGGCGAGGTCGGGCACGCGCTGTGGCTCGGGCTGATCACGTTCGCGCGGGTGCTCACCCTGGTCGCGGTCGCGACGCTGGTCTGGGTGCCGGCCGGGGTCTGGATCGGGCTGAACCCCCGCGTTTCCCGGCTGGCGCAGCCGGTGGTGCAGGTGCTGGCCAGCTTCCCGGCGAACTTCCTGTTCCCGCTGGTCACCGGGGTGCTGCTGGCCACCGGGATCAGCCTGGACTGGGGCGGCATCCTGCTGATGGCGCTCGGCGCGCAGTGGTACATCCTGTTCAACGTCATCGCGGGCGCCAGCGCCATCCCGAACGACCTGCGCGAGGCCGCGTCGAGCCTGCGGCTGCCGCGGAAACTGTGGTGGCGCAAGCTGATCCTGCCGGCGATCTTCCCCAGCTACGTCACCGGCGGCATCACCGCGGCGGGCGGCGCGTGGAACGCGTCCATCGTCGCCGAAGTCGTTTCGTACCACGGCACCGCGCTCACCGCGACCGGCCTCGGCGCGTACATCAAGAACGCCACCGGCTCCGGCAACGCCGCGCAGATCCTGATCGGCGTCGCGGTGATGAGCCTCTACGTCGTCGGCCTGAACCGGCTGTTCTGGCGCCGGCTCTACGCACTGGCCGAGCGCCGCTTCTCCCTCACCTGA
- a CDS encoding ABC transporter ATP-binding protein codes for MPTTTNTGDVLVSVEKVSKSFPGTAGDELRVLDAISLDLRAGEVVALLGRSGSGKSTLLRTIAGLIGPTSGTVRYRGTELNGANPGTAMVFQSFALMPWLTVQDNVELGLAAQGVPPAQRRERALKAIDMIGLDGFESAYPKELSGGMRQRVGFARALVLEPDLLLMDEPFSALDVLTAENLRSELMRLWDGERFPTKGICIVTHNIEEAVLLADRVIVLGANPGHISAEVPVELARPRDRRAPAFAALVDRLYDLLTGREPDHVVPEPTEATPTARPLPIASVGGLAGLVEIVYAQGGRVDLPDIAAELSFEIDDLLPLVDAAAMLDFLFVAGADLNLTPMGTAFTTADIQDSKKIFAEQARHRAPLVRTIYKALAASADGSLRAAFFLDLLRRGFSADDARQQLDTAIDWGRYGELFDYDTDAGQITLDPAHRTAAAQRRSA; via the coding sequence ATGCCCACCACCACGAACACCGGCGACGTCCTCGTCAGCGTCGAGAAGGTGTCCAAGAGCTTCCCCGGCACGGCCGGGGACGAACTGCGCGTCCTCGACGCCATCTCGCTCGATCTGCGCGCCGGCGAGGTCGTCGCGCTGCTCGGCCGGTCCGGCTCCGGCAAGTCGACGCTGCTGCGCACCATCGCCGGCCTGATCGGGCCCACCAGCGGCACCGTCCGCTACCGCGGGACCGAGCTGAACGGCGCCAACCCCGGCACCGCCATGGTGTTCCAGTCCTTCGCGCTGATGCCGTGGCTGACCGTGCAGGACAACGTCGAACTCGGCCTCGCCGCGCAAGGCGTCCCCCCGGCCCAGCGGCGTGAACGCGCGCTCAAGGCCATCGACATGATCGGCCTGGACGGCTTCGAATCCGCCTACCCCAAGGAACTCTCCGGCGGCATGCGCCAGCGCGTCGGCTTCGCGCGGGCGCTGGTGCTGGAACCCGACCTGCTGCTGATGGACGAGCCGTTCTCCGCGCTCGACGTGCTCACCGCGGAGAACCTGCGGTCGGAGCTGATGCGCCTGTGGGACGGGGAACGCTTCCCCACCAAGGGAATCTGCATCGTCACGCACAACATCGAAGAGGCCGTGCTGCTCGCCGACCGGGTGATCGTGCTCGGCGCCAACCCCGGGCACATCAGCGCCGAGGTCCCGGTCGAGCTGGCCCGTCCACGCGACCGGCGCGCCCCGGCGTTCGCGGCGCTGGTCGACCGGCTCTACGACCTGCTCACCGGCCGCGAGCCCGACCACGTCGTGCCCGAGCCGACCGAGGCCACGCCGACCGCGCGGCCGCTGCCGATCGCTTCCGTCGGCGGGCTGGCCGGGCTGGTCGAGATCGTCTACGCCCAGGGCGGGCGCGTCGACCTGCCCGACATCGCGGCCGAGCTGAGCTTCGAGATCGACGACCTGCTGCCCCTGGTCGACGCGGCCGCCATGCTCGACTTCCTGTTCGTCGCCGGCGCCGACCTCAACCTGACCCCGATGGGCACCGCGTTCACCACCGCCGACATCCAGGACAGCAAGAAGATCTTCGCCGAACAGGCCCGTCACCGCGCGCCGCTGGTCCGCACCATCTACAAGGCACTGGCCGCCAGCGCCGACGGCAGCCTGCGCGCCGCGTTTTTCCTCGACCTGCTCCGCCGCGGCTTCTCCGCCGACGACGCCCGCCAGCAGCTCGACACCGCCATCGACTGGGGCCGCTACGGCGAACTCTTCGACTACGACACCGACGCCGGCCAGATCACCCTCGACCCGGCCCACCGAACTGCGGCCGCCCAGCGAAGGTCTGCCTGA
- a CDS encoding Fpg/Nei family DNA glycosylase, which yields MPELPEVESARAVIERAALGRLIVEVDDSDTYVCRPHRPGEIRSALLGRRLTAAHRRGKTLWCDTGDGPVLGLHLGMSGKIVIAGADGSEIDGGDYWEGRRVQGDYRWSRFALTFEDGGRLMLVDPRRLGRIGLDPELTRLGPDAATITAPEFRTAVTTGTVAVKARLLDQHAIAGIGNLLADEILWRARINPARPVDELTAPEVERLLRATRKAITAALEHGGVHTLTVIPFRRPGARCPRDHAPMSRGKVGGRTTWWCSAEQPVPATK from the coding sequence ATGCCCGAACTGCCAGAAGTCGAGTCGGCCCGAGCGGTGATCGAGCGGGCCGCGCTCGGGCGGCTGATCGTCGAGGTGGACGATTCCGACACCTACGTCTGCCGGCCGCACCGCCCCGGCGAGATCCGGAGCGCGTTGCTCGGCCGACGGCTGACGGCGGCGCATCGCCGGGGCAAGACGCTCTGGTGCGACACCGGGGACGGGCCGGTGCTCGGCCTGCACCTCGGCATGTCCGGCAAGATCGTGATCGCCGGCGCCGACGGCTCGGAGATCGACGGCGGCGACTACTGGGAGGGCCGCCGGGTCCAGGGCGACTACCGGTGGTCACGGTTCGCCCTCACCTTCGAAGACGGCGGCCGGCTGATGCTCGTCGACCCGCGCCGGCTCGGGCGCATCGGGCTGGACCCGGAGCTCACCCGGCTCGGCCCGGACGCCGCGACGATCACCGCGCCCGAGTTCCGGACGGCGGTGACCACCGGGACCGTGGCGGTCAAGGCGCGGCTGCTCGACCAGCACGCCATCGCCGGAATCGGGAACCTGCTGGCCGACGAAATCCTCTGGCGCGCCCGGATCAACCCGGCCCGCCCGGTCGACGAACTCACCGCCCCCGAGGTCGAACGGCTCCTGCGCGCGACCCGCAAGGCCATCACCGCGGCGCTGGAACACGGCGGCGTGCACACCCTCACCGTGATCCCGTTCCGCCGGCCCGGCGCCCGCTGTCCCCGCGATCACGCGCCCATGTCGCGTGGCAAAGTCGGTGGTCGCACCACCTGGTGGTGCAGTGCCGAGCAACCCGTCCCGGCGACTAAGTGA
- a CDS encoding HtaA domain-containing protein, producing MTDAPGDEPQEVVPPTFCLRWGVKSSFLGYVARMPDGRAYLGSGAAVNDRNELLFPLDADAAAEDGLKFAFGGDVRFSGHYGLLFVQIAQPRVYVREGEAELTIVDSESKEPKRVRLATFTLTGPETEDGVDRWNATDVRLAPECVELFGGSYQPGEPMEELTITVPHQD from the coding sequence ATGACCGACGCACCCGGTGACGAGCCCCAAGAAGTCGTTCCCCCGACGTTTTGCCTGCGCTGGGGGGTCAAGAGCAGCTTCCTCGGCTACGTCGCGCGCATGCCGGACGGCCGCGCCTACCTCGGCAGCGGCGCCGCCGTGAACGACCGCAACGAACTGCTCTTCCCGCTGGACGCCGACGCGGCCGCGGAAGACGGTCTGAAGTTCGCGTTCGGCGGAGATGTCCGGTTCAGCGGGCACTACGGGCTGCTGTTCGTGCAGATCGCGCAGCCGCGGGTGTACGTGCGCGAAGGCGAGGCCGAGCTGACCATCGTCGACTCGGAATCGAAGGAGCCCAAGCGGGTCCGGCTGGCCACCTTCACCCTCACCGGCCCGGAGACCGAGGACGGCGTGGACCGCTGGAACGCCACGGACGTGCGGCTGGCCCCCGAGTGCGTCGAGCTGTTCGGCGGCAGCTACCAGCCGGGCGAGCCGATGGAAGAGCTGACCATCACCGTTCCCCACCAGGACTGA
- a CDS encoding LysR family transcriptional regulator, with protein MNRQIIDANLVVALDALLAEHSVTRAAERLHTSPAAMSRTLGRLRRLLGDPLLVRAGQAMVPTPRAEAMREEVAAVVRRCGALLAPSADVDPGTLSRTFTLQAADLVAAAVAPRLLAIAAEEAPGVALRFRAEEFEGGPALREGQIDLEIGALDHVDPEIRSEQLLALRMVAGVRDGHPLTEGRLTAARFAAAEHVVVSRRGRFTGPADTALAELDLKRRVVAVLPSHLAAMTLAVRTDVVCLVPATDPGTAPNPMTEVARALGLQLLDVPFPLPPLAIGMAWHPRQAADGGHGWLRSAVRRAMSPGPG; from the coding sequence GTGAACAGGCAGATCATCGACGCGAACCTGGTCGTCGCGCTGGACGCGTTGCTGGCCGAGCACAGCGTGACCCGGGCCGCGGAACGGCTGCACACCTCCCCGGCGGCGATGAGCCGCACCCTCGGCCGGCTGCGGCGGCTGCTGGGCGACCCGCTGCTGGTCCGCGCCGGGCAGGCGATGGTGCCGACGCCGCGCGCGGAGGCGATGCGCGAGGAGGTGGCGGCGGTCGTGCGCCGGTGCGGGGCGCTGCTCGCGCCCAGCGCCGACGTCGACCCGGGCACGCTCAGCCGGACGTTCACCCTGCAGGCCGCCGACCTGGTCGCCGCCGCCGTGGCGCCCCGGCTGCTGGCGATCGCGGCCGAGGAGGCGCCCGGGGTGGCGCTGCGGTTCCGCGCCGAGGAGTTCGAGGGCGGGCCGGCGTTGCGGGAAGGGCAGATCGACCTGGAGATCGGCGCGCTCGACCACGTCGACCCGGAGATCCGCAGTGAGCAGCTGCTCGCCCTGCGGATGGTGGCCGGGGTGCGTGACGGACACCCGCTGACCGAGGGACGGCTGACTGCCGCCCGGTTCGCCGCGGCCGAGCACGTGGTGGTGAGCCGCCGCGGCCGGTTCACCGGCCCGGCCGACACCGCGCTGGCCGAACTCGACCTCAAACGGCGGGTGGTGGCCGTGCTGCCCAGCCACCTGGCCGCGATGACGCTGGCCGTCCGGACCGACGTCGTCTGCCTGGTCCCGGCGACCGATCCCGGCACCGCGCCGAACCCGATGACCGAGGTGGCACGGGCGCTGGGCCTGCAGCTGCTGGACGTCCCGTTTCCGTTGCCGCCACTGGCCATCGGCATGGCCTGGCATCCGCGCCAGGCCGCCGACGGCGGTCACGGCTGGCTGCGCTCGGCAGTCCGTCGCGCGATGTCGCCGGGGCCGGGCTGA
- a CDS encoding YncE family protein, translating into MSHSRLGDRLAVVSQSGPTVTLFDAVGHRAETVLTLPAEPHELCFDAEHRLLYCTSSYVSGYYGDNTGRNHLLTVIDPDAGRIVEVIDLSPEHGPHGMALDPARHLLYVSVEAGPAGPGGVVVLDTTTRKVLRRINTLAPGPHWFAIDPDGLLGYAANKEAPFVTVVELATGELAGKISVSGSEGIAVSPDGSTVAVAAQKADFTRRPVDPSILLIDTRSGAIVRTLPAEDTVIPVHWTAAGVLLAGEVRIPAETGSVFGSHVPNGRLVVWAGPSAAEVERVGTAEVGAMPLTLTSPPDGGRAYVAAVGASTVSVVDLADLTRPTVVDTLEVARAGEPGAHGLAYITGA; encoded by the coding sequence ATGTCCCATTCTCGCCTCGGCGACCGGCTGGCCGTGGTCAGCCAGAGCGGGCCGACCGTCACCCTGTTCGACGCCGTCGGCCACCGCGCCGAAACCGTGCTGACGCTGCCGGCCGAGCCGCACGAGCTGTGTTTCGACGCCGAGCACCGCCTGCTCTACTGCACCAGCAGCTACGTCAGCGGCTACTACGGCGACAACACCGGCCGCAACCACCTGCTCACCGTCATCGACCCGGACGCCGGCCGGATCGTCGAGGTGATCGACCTGTCCCCCGAGCACGGCCCGCACGGGATGGCCCTCGACCCGGCCCGGCACCTGCTCTACGTCAGCGTCGAGGCCGGTCCCGCGGGCCCCGGCGGCGTTGTCGTGCTGGACACCACCACTCGCAAAGTCTTGCGCCGCATCAACACTCTCGCGCCGGGCCCGCACTGGTTCGCGATCGACCCGGACGGGCTGCTCGGTTACGCGGCCAACAAGGAGGCGCCGTTCGTGACCGTGGTCGAGCTGGCCACCGGCGAGCTGGCCGGCAAGATCTCCGTGTCCGGGAGCGAAGGCATCGCGGTCAGCCCGGACGGTTCGACGGTGGCGGTGGCCGCGCAGAAGGCCGACTTCACGCGCCGGCCGGTCGACCCCTCCATCTTGCTGATCGACACCCGCAGCGGCGCGATCGTCCGGACCCTGCCGGCCGAGGACACCGTCATCCCCGTGCACTGGACGGCCGCCGGCGTCCTGCTCGCCGGTGAAGTGCGGATCCCGGCCGAGACCGGGAGCGTCTTCGGGTCCCACGTGCCGAACGGGCGGCTGGTGGTGTGGGCGGGCCCGTCGGCGGCCGAGGTGGAGCGCGTGGGAACCGCGGAAGTCGGCGCGATGCCGCTGACGCTGACCTCGCCCCCCGACGGCGGACGGGCGTACGTCGCCGCCGTCGGGGCGTCCACCGTCAGCGTGGTCGACCTGGCCGATCTGACGCGCCCGACCGTGGTCGACA